One window of Microbacterium sp. Root61 genomic DNA carries:
- the eno gene encoding phosphopyruvate hydratase, giving the protein MALIEAVGAREILDSRGNPTVEVEVLLDDGIVQRAAVPSGASTGAFEAYELRDGDKTRYSGKGVLKAVAAVIDELGPALEGIEASEQRIVDEILIEVDGTENKSRVGANAILGVSLAVAKAAADSADLPLFRYLGGANAHVLPVPALNVINGGAHADTGVDIQEFFLVPLGAETFAEAMRWGTETYHVLKGELKAGGFATGLGDEGGFAPDLPSNRGALDFLMAAIEKAGYKPGVDIAVGLDVAATEFYSDGVYRFEGKEWSAADLTKYYEELLANYPLVTIEDALSEDDWDGWKALTDDIGSKVQLVGDDLFVTNPARLADGISRGVANSLLVKVNQIGTLSETLDAVNLATRSGYTSMMSHRSGETEDTFIADLAVAVNCGQIKTGAPARSERIAKYNQLLRIEEELGDAAVFAGRSAYPRFKG; this is encoded by the coding sequence GTGGCACTCATCGAGGCAGTAGGCGCGCGCGAGATCCTCGACTCGCGCGGAAACCCGACCGTGGAAGTGGAGGTGCTCCTCGACGACGGAATCGTGCAGCGCGCCGCCGTTCCTTCCGGCGCATCGACCGGCGCCTTCGAGGCGTACGAGCTGCGTGACGGCGACAAGACCCGTTACAGCGGCAAGGGCGTGCTCAAGGCCGTCGCCGCCGTCATCGACGAGCTCGGCCCGGCCCTGGAGGGCATCGAGGCGAGCGAGCAGCGCATCGTCGACGAGATCCTGATCGAGGTCGACGGCACCGAGAACAAGAGCCGCGTCGGCGCCAACGCCATCCTCGGCGTCAGCCTGGCCGTGGCCAAGGCCGCCGCCGACAGCGCCGACCTGCCGCTGTTCCGCTACCTCGGCGGAGCCAACGCGCACGTGCTGCCCGTCCCGGCGCTCAACGTCATCAACGGTGGCGCACACGCCGACACCGGCGTCGACATCCAGGAGTTCTTCCTCGTGCCGCTCGGCGCCGAGACGTTCGCCGAGGCGATGCGCTGGGGCACCGAGACCTACCACGTCCTCAAGGGCGAGCTGAAGGCGGGCGGCTTCGCCACCGGTCTCGGCGACGAAGGCGGCTTCGCTCCCGACCTGCCCAGCAACCGCGGCGCGCTGGACTTCCTCATGGCGGCCATCGAGAAGGCCGGCTACAAGCCCGGCGTCGACATCGCCGTGGGCCTGGATGTGGCGGCGACGGAGTTCTACTCCGACGGCGTCTACCGCTTCGAGGGCAAGGAATGGTCGGCCGCCGACCTGACCAAGTACTACGAGGAGCTCCTGGCCAACTACCCCCTCGTCACCATCGAAGACGCGCTCAGCGAGGACGACTGGGACGGCTGGAAGGCCCTCACCGACGACATCGGCTCCAAGGTGCAGCTCGTCGGCGACGACCTGTTCGTCACCAACCCGGCGCGCCTCGCCGACGGCATCAGCCGCGGCGTCGCGAACTCGCTGCTGGTCAAGGTCAACCAGATCGGCACGCTGTCCGAGACGCTGGATGCGGTCAACCTCGCGACACGCTCGGGCTACACCTCGATGATGTCGCACCGTTCCGGTGAGACCGAGGACACGTTCATCGCCGACCTTGCGGTCGCGGTCAACTGCGGTCAGATCAAGACCGGTGCGCCTGCTCGCAGCGAGCGCATCGCGAAATACAATCAACTCCTGCGCATCGAAGAGGAACTGGGCGACGCCGCGGTCTTCGCGGGGCGCTCGGCATACCCGCGCTTCAAGGGCTGA
- a CDS encoding O-methyltransferase, with the protein MPTPTPDAWRRVDAYLSETLVGHDSGLESAVAEQNAAGLPAIEVSPVSGKLLHLLARISGARRVLEIGTLGAYSTIWMARGIPSDGRVVTIEAEPANAAIARANLDRAGVGDKVEIVVGRAADVLPTLEGPIRSGDTAPFDLVFIDADKESNTIYLDWAARLGHPGTVVVVDNIGRGGEVANPATVESNVIGTQRGLEMLARDPRFDATALQTLDLKGWDGIAIAVVTDAAATGDGTSEPGPHRAA; encoded by the coding sequence GTGCCCACACCCACTCCGGACGCGTGGCGACGCGTCGATGCGTACCTCTCCGAGACCCTCGTCGGTCACGATTCCGGGCTCGAGTCCGCGGTCGCCGAGCAGAACGCCGCCGGGCTTCCCGCGATCGAGGTGTCGCCCGTCTCGGGCAAGCTCCTGCACCTGCTGGCGCGCATCAGCGGCGCCCGTCGCGTGCTCGAGATCGGCACGCTCGGCGCCTACTCGACGATCTGGATGGCACGCGGGATCCCCTCCGACGGCCGGGTCGTGACGATCGAAGCGGAGCCGGCGAATGCGGCGATCGCCCGGGCCAACCTCGATCGCGCGGGTGTCGGCGACAAGGTCGAGATCGTGGTCGGGCGGGCCGCCGACGTGCTGCCGACGCTCGAGGGACCGATCCGCAGCGGCGACACGGCGCCGTTCGACCTGGTCTTCATCGACGCCGACAAGGAGTCCAACACGATCTACCTCGACTGGGCCGCGCGCCTCGGGCATCCCGGCACCGTGGTCGTGGTCGACAACATCGGGCGCGGGGGAGAGGTCGCCAACCCGGCGACAGTCGAGTCGAACGTCATCGGCACCCAGCGCGGGCTCGAGATGCTCGCGCGGGATCCGCGCTTCGACGCGACGGCGTTGCAGACCCTGGATCTCAAAGGCTGGGACGGCATCGCGATCGCCGTGGTGACGGATGCGGCCGCCACCGGCGACGGCACGTCCGAGCCCGGTCCGCACCGCGCCGCGTGA